TTAATCAAgatagaaatttgaatttatggaacGAAAATTACCGACCATTGATTACAAATCGAGCCAAAGCTGTGCTGTCTCATCAATGGGACTCTATTTTCAAACAGATACGTATCGAGCTTGGAAATATTACGAAAGATATCGCCGAAGAAAAGTATAAACTTTGAAAGAGTATTTTTCACGTTTAGTTTCCATTGGGTAttcatttcagtcattttcagaACCCAAGAACCTGAAAACAATTTGCACTGGTTCCTGTGGTCTTCGTTCGAGGAAGAtctgagtgaaaaaatttccaaagattcGCAACGTAGCGttaaaagtttgtttttttctccacTTCTCataatagtaataaaaaaaaaaagttactcatgtttctggtaaattttcttACACAGGTTTATCGATAAAATCATCCGGCCAGTCGCccaattctggaaaaatgtgCCTTTTTATTCAATCCCTAGTATCAGATATTATGAAAGAAATACCAGATTCCCATTCCGAGGATGACGATGAAGCTGAACAAATGCAAATTCTAAAACGCCATCAACAGCAATGCTGCCTAGATTTGACTGAAAAGTATGGTACCCTAATTTCCTGAATTGAATGGCAGCATCATTCATTATTTTACAACCATGATCTTCGTTTTATTTTAGATTAATCGCCCACGTATTGGAATTGACCAATCAAGAGACCGTGTCACAAAACGTGATCATATTTTTGGCTCGAGTGTTATCAGGAGTCGCAACGCTATGCTCTTCTCTAAAGCATTGTGTGCTTTTATTGGACGACAAAGTAATTATTAATCGATCGAACTTTGCCTATGTAATTGATTAGAACGTAATGTCGATAATTTTGTAATTCAGGGTGAAAAATGGTCTCATATAAATACCAAATTACAAGAAGAAAGCTTGACTGTCTGGCGTAAATGGAGCATTACAGCTTCAGCTCCTGTTTTAACCGAATACACCACTTGCATTACTTCGTTGACGTCGTTTTCTCTTAGAATCAAATATTTTCCTGTAAGTTCATCTCagttgatgatattttatttaatttcactTCGAAGTGTCTCatcatgaaatttggaatttataGAAATGGGAAAAGAttaaaataaaagaagaaaatgaatcCGGTGAGCAATTAGAAACTGAAATCTTGGTACCATTTCAAGCCAGTTTCCCTGTACAGAAGTTACTCAATTCTTTAACGTCCATTTGCAGTGAAACATTACCTCCAAGGTATGCGAACCTATTTGCATTATTTTTGTGCTTGAAATCATCGATTATGAATTATAACTCAATATATATTTTAGAATAATAATCGCAGAAATGGTGGAAAATATCTTGACGAAAATCCTATCCTTACTCGAGAATCCACCGGAAATCTCTCATCAGGCTATTTACGTCCAATACGTGTTCGATTTGAAGTACCTAACGACCCTATTGATTCCTGTAGAAAACGATGTAAGTTAATTTTCGAAATCATCTCTAAATATTCCACTTTTTGTcgtggaaataatttttataaatattttagaACCTTATCAACTCGAGTGGTAACACCGTCAGCGTGCTTGAAACTAAGATAGATCCAGTTGATTTAGATATACTATCATCCCACTTATCTCAAAATGTTCTGCAACATGTTTATAAAACACAGGCAAGTATATTCATCCACTTATCATCCGATAATGAATATTTCAAACTGACGATAATTTTATTTGCTCGCAGAATGTTTATGGACTTTTAATAAACAATAAATCGAAGTTGTCCTCTGAACAGTACACCGATAACTCGGACGATCCAAATGTGGCTTATGTTGGTAGTACAAACATTCCCTGGTTCCCATTACTACCTTCGAATGTATTTTCTTCGGCGACAGATTcgtttaaaacttgaaaaaacacgaTGTGTTAGTTGATtacattatttattattaatatATATTAcacattttaaatatt
This region of Planococcus citri chromosome 5, ihPlaCitr1.1, whole genome shotgun sequence genomic DNA includes:
- the Cog1 gene encoding conserved oligomeric Golgi complex subunit 1 is translated as MTSLERFSHYTHDELFEKYSVSEIRVYQNDLQKEVDKKKDELRVLVGEKYRDFIEVADRINLMNGLSKSIADRIQNISSSLTSLDLNLEDDHISKIDRRNNQDKVVRTNNTIAILIKLLIDIEEQIWIEISANKFITATTLLHLAVHVKTSLSLEADWNVDKKFPVVYELRNSILRFPNILTQKIESKIKVTNLSVAEACECLCTLTVLENLTCVEVIERFVNLRTETLKSILNMDNVTSNVKNNAIGSFEIIVNTFEILYRCFRVGEDENQGEYWIQMRNMTTPVCEPALSKVNLDFTTKFGFTYIPASVQNFKVKTSKSISTIQSSEYNQFLEEWLGWIRAYVKPNLLSLLDIIGSLKTLQVLKESKPNLPQDWPSIMEYFNQDRNLNLWNENYRPLITNRAKAVLSHQWDSIFKQIRIELGNITKDIAEEKTQEPENNLHWFLWSSFEEDLSEKISKDSQRSVKSLSIKSSGQSPNSGKMCLFIQSLVSDIMKEIPDSHSEDDDEAEQMQILKRHQQQCCLDLTEKLIAHVLELTNQETVSQNVIIFLARVLSGVATLCSSLKHCVLLLDDKGEKWSHINTKLQEESLTVWRKWSITASAPVLTEYTTCITSLTSFSLRIKYFPKWEKIKIKEENESGEQLETEILVPFQASFPVQKLLNSLTSICSETLPPRIIIAEMVENILTKILSLLENPPEISHQAIYVQYVFDLKYLTTLLIPVENDNLINSSGNTVSVLETKIDPVDLDILSSHLSQNVLQHVYKTQNVYGLLINNKSKLSSEQYTDNSDDPNVAYVGSTNIPWFPLLPSNVFSSATDSFKT